Proteins found in one Bacillus subtilis subsp. subtilis str. 168 genomic segment:
- the comN gene encoding post-transcriptional regulator (Evidence 1a: Function from experimental evidences in the studied strain; PubMedId: 19028902, 27059541; Product type r: regulator): protein MEKHPADLYKDHVRPFLYSKLEEFKILGYDDVELESLWSYLTDKKWKKKTELSIYELASDILSVKIGEFMNYATVESFKTSNWLGSEEGQEALEELLR, encoded by the coding sequence GTGGAGAAGCATCCAGCCGATCTATATAAAGACCACGTCAGGCCGTTTCTTTACAGCAAACTGGAAGAGTTTAAGATTCTCGGGTATGATGATGTTGAACTCGAAAGTTTGTGGTCATACTTAACAGATAAGAAGTGGAAAAAGAAAACGGAACTGAGCATTTATGAACTGGCGAGTGATATTTTATCAGTGAAAATTGGCGAATTTATGAACTATGCAACCGTTGAGTCATTTAAAACGTCTAATTGGCTGGGCAGTGAAGAGGGCCAGGAAGCATTGGAAGAACTGCTGAGATAG
- the spoVB gene encoding involved in spore cortex synthesis (stage V sporulation); translocase with flippase function for peptidoglycan synthesis (Evidence 1a: Function from experimental evidences in the studied strain; PubMedId: 1744050, 15292147, 15849754, 16850406, 17714441, 19648239; Product type t : transporter), with the protein MAKQTFLKGTLILIAAGMVTRMLGFVNRVVIARFIGEEGVGLYMMAAPTFFLATTLTQFGLPVAISKLVAEASARGDHQKTKNILVMSLTITGVLSLIFTPLFLFFAPVMAETMLTDKRTLYPLLAITPVVPIIAISSVLRGYFQGKQNMNPLAMSQVLEQVVRISLVAVCTTIFLPYGIEYAAAGAMLSSVAGELASLLYLFVCFKYKKTIKIRKHFLQSIKNGKQTFTQLMSVSLPTTGSRFIGNLSWFFEPIVVAQSLAIAGVATVAATKQYGELTGFAMTLLTLPSFITYSLSTALVPAISEGMEQKKLQVVEYRLEQAMRLCLLSGGISVVILFVFADELMRVMYGSSGAAVFIKVMAPFFLLYYFQGPLQAVLQALNLAGAAMMNSLIGALVKTGLIFVLATRPSLGIMGAALAIVTGMVLVTLLHAATVSKVLPISIKIKEYALSFAVIVICGFISSAIKQYISFGASEAVNLAGWIAASAAIYMILLLVFRLIKKDELRRIPIIGRLIIR; encoded by the coding sequence ATGGCGAAACAGACGTTTTTAAAGGGCACTCTTATCCTTATCGCAGCAGGAATGGTTACAAGAATGCTCGGGTTTGTCAACCGGGTGGTTATCGCCCGTTTTATCGGTGAAGAAGGAGTCGGGCTTTACATGATGGCAGCGCCTACTTTCTTCTTGGCCACTACATTAACTCAATTCGGTCTGCCGGTCGCGATCAGCAAGCTAGTCGCTGAAGCCAGTGCGCGCGGAGATCATCAAAAAACGAAAAATATTTTAGTCATGTCTCTGACCATTACGGGAGTGCTCAGCCTCATCTTTACACCGCTGTTTCTGTTTTTCGCCCCTGTTATGGCTGAAACGATGCTGACAGATAAGCGAACACTGTATCCGCTCTTGGCCATTACGCCTGTTGTGCCGATTATTGCTATATCGAGTGTGCTGAGGGGATACTTTCAAGGAAAACAGAATATGAACCCGCTTGCTATGTCACAAGTCCTTGAACAGGTTGTCCGCATTTCACTCGTGGCTGTCTGCACAACGATTTTTCTCCCTTACGGAATTGAATATGCTGCAGCGGGGGCAATGCTATCCTCAGTGGCAGGGGAGCTGGCATCACTTCTTTATTTATTCGTTTGCTTTAAGTATAAAAAGACAATTAAAATCAGAAAGCATTTTTTACAGTCAATTAAAAACGGAAAACAAACCTTTACCCAATTAATGAGCGTGTCCCTTCCAACAACCGGGAGCCGCTTTATCGGAAACCTCTCTTGGTTTTTCGAGCCAATCGTCGTCGCTCAAAGCCTTGCCATCGCCGGTGTGGCAACAGTTGCCGCAACAAAGCAATACGGGGAACTAACCGGCTTTGCCATGACGCTGCTGACTCTGCCCAGCTTTATTACATATTCTTTGTCGACCGCGCTTGTTCCTGCGATCAGTGAAGGAATGGAGCAGAAAAAATTGCAGGTGGTGGAATACCGCTTAGAACAGGCGATGCGTCTCTGTCTGCTCAGCGGAGGCATTTCAGTTGTTATTTTATTTGTATTTGCGGATGAGCTGATGAGAGTGATGTACGGTTCCTCAGGCGCAGCTGTATTTATAAAAGTGATGGCCCCGTTTTTTCTGCTTTATTATTTCCAAGGCCCGCTTCAAGCTGTGCTGCAGGCGCTTAATTTGGCAGGAGCTGCGATGATGAACAGCTTAATCGGAGCGCTTGTCAAAACAGGCCTTATTTTTGTCCTTGCCACAAGGCCTTCTCTTGGCATTATGGGCGCGGCATTAGCCATTGTGACAGGCATGGTGCTCGTCACGCTATTGCACGCAGCAACCGTAAGCAAAGTGCTGCCGATCAGCATCAAAATCAAGGAGTACGCGCTCAGCTTCGCTGTTATTGTAATTTGCGGATTCATCAGCTCCGCCATCAAACAATATATAAGCTTTGGAGCATCTGAGGCTGTCAATCTAGCCGGATGGATTGCGGCGAGCGCCGCCATTTATATGATCCTCCTGCTCGTTTTCCGTTTAATTAAAAAAGATGAGCTTCGCCGCATTCCCATTATCGGACGGTTGATCATCCGATAA
- the yrbG gene encoding hypothetical protein (Evidence 4: Unknown function but conserved in other organisms) produces the protein MEELLTIAFRTVVLYFVILVIFRFMGKREIGELSILDLVVFIMMAEIAVLAIENVDDHLFHTILPMLVLMIIQVTLAYFSLKNRKVRQLLDGKPTIIIKYGKIDEEAMKSQRYNFDDLMVQLRENSIDRVADVSFAILEPSGKLTIVKKENSGEHRQLEMPLIIDGFIQTENLSRISKDRKWLLESLQKHGYTNPSDISFCSFTDGEIYIDEKDGHRT, from the coding sequence ATGGAAGAGCTTCTCACTATTGCGTTTCGCACAGTCGTATTGTATTTTGTGATATTGGTCATTTTTCGTTTCATGGGCAAACGGGAGATCGGAGAGCTTAGTATTTTAGATCTCGTTGTCTTTATCATGATGGCTGAAATTGCCGTTTTAGCCATAGAAAACGTAGACGATCATCTATTTCATACCATTTTGCCAATGCTTGTATTAATGATCATTCAAGTGACTTTGGCATACTTTTCTTTAAAAAACCGAAAAGTCCGCCAGCTTCTTGACGGTAAGCCGACCATAATTATCAAATATGGAAAAATTGACGAAGAAGCCATGAAATCACAGCGTTATAATTTTGATGATTTAATGGTTCAGCTCAGAGAAAATAGCATCGACAGAGTAGCTGACGTATCATTTGCTATTTTAGAGCCGTCGGGCAAACTGACTATTGTTAAGAAAGAAAACAGCGGAGAGCATCGGCAGCTCGAAATGCCGCTCATTATAGACGGCTTCATTCAAACAGAAAACCTGTCCAGAATCAGTAAAGATAGAAAATGGCTGCTTGAAAGTTTGCAAAAACACGGATACACAAACCCTTCAGATATTTCATTTTGCTCGTTTACAGACGGAGAAATATATATTGATGAAAAAGATGGGCACCGCACGTGA
- the yrzE gene encoding putative transporter (Evidence 3: Putative function from multiple computational evidences; PubMedId: 15849754, 16850406; Product type t: transporter), which produces MSDGFEQKEQKPFNTGREETIMEETKQVGKGILYGLIAIFSAMLLTSLAVSLLLTATSLEESSFNWLITAISFLSLFIGGFISGGKGKERGWMIGALTALSFSLIILLFQYLGFGKTFTAEQLIFHLGFLGVCMLGGIFGVNMRGNRSST; this is translated from the coding sequence ATGTCTGACGGTTTTGAACAAAAAGAACAGAAGCCTTTTAATACAGGCAGAGAGGAGACAATCATGGAGGAAACGAAACAAGTTGGAAAAGGCATTCTTTACGGCTTAATCGCCATATTTTCAGCCATGCTCCTGACAAGTTTAGCGGTTTCACTTTTATTGACCGCAACCTCGCTGGAAGAATCATCATTTAACTGGCTGATCACCGCTATCTCATTTCTCTCTTTATTTATCGGCGGGTTCATTTCAGGCGGGAAAGGCAAGGAAAGAGGCTGGATGATTGGCGCATTGACCGCCTTAAGTTTTTCTCTGATTATCTTATTGTTTCAGTATTTAGGATTCGGAAAGACATTTACAGCAGAACAGCTGATCTTCCATCTGGGATTTTTAGGGGTGTGCATGCTGGGCGGGATTTTCGGCGTGAACATGAGGGGAAACAGGTCTTCCACATAA
- the yrbF gene encoding component of the preprotein translocase (Evidence 2a: Function from experimental evidences in other organisms; PubMedId: 10974125, 16166550, 21235483, 26790414; Product type t: transporter), translating to MTGTLGTLVPIILMFAVLYFLLIRPQQKQQKAVRQMQEELKKGDSVVTIGGLHGTVDSIDESKVVIKTGDNTRLTFDRRAIREVSAAE from the coding sequence ATGACTGGCACTTTAGGTACATTGGTTCCTATTATTTTAATGTTTGCGGTCCTTTACTTCTTGCTGATTCGTCCTCAGCAAAAGCAGCAAAAGGCTGTACGCCAAATGCAAGAGGAACTGAAAAAAGGCGATTCAGTAGTGACAATCGGGGGATTGCACGGTACTGTTGACTCTATCGACGAAAGCAAAGTCGTAATTAAGACTGGTGATAACACACGTCTTACGTTCGACCGCCGCGCGATCAGAGAAGTTTCTGCTGCTGAATAA
- the tgt gene encoding tRNA-guanine transglycosylase (Evidence 2a: Function from experimental evidences in other organisms; PubMedId: 12123838, 14660578, 16199558, 16206323; Product type e: enzyme), which translates to MAEQPIRYEFIKECKQTGARLGKVHTPHGSFETPVFMPVGTLATVKTMSPEELKAMDAGIILSNTYHLWLRPGQDIVKEAGGLHKFMNWDRAILTDSGGFQVFSLSKFRNIEEEGVHFRNHLNGDKLFLSPEKAMEIQNALGSDIMMAFDECPPYPAEYDYMKRSVERTSRWAERCLNAHNRQDEQGLFGIVQGGEYEDLRTQSAKDLISLDFPGYAIGGLSVGEPKDVMNRVLEFTTPLLPKDKPRYLMGVGSPDALIDGAIRGVDMFDCVLPTRIARNGTVFTAEGRLNMKNAKFERDFRPIDEECDCYTCKNYTRAYIRHLIRCNETFGLRLTTYHNLHFLLHLMEQVRQAIREDRLGDFREEFFERYGYNKPNAKSF; encoded by the coding sequence GTGGCTGAACAACCAATACGCTATGAATTTATAAAAGAATGCAAACAAACAGGAGCGCGGCTGGGCAAAGTGCATACGCCTCACGGCTCCTTCGAAACGCCGGTTTTTATGCCGGTCGGCACACTGGCGACAGTCAAAACAATGTCGCCTGAAGAGCTGAAAGCAATGGATGCAGGCATCATTTTGAGCAACACTTATCATCTATGGCTTCGTCCGGGCCAAGACATTGTCAAAGAAGCGGGCGGGCTCCATAAATTTATGAACTGGGACCGCGCAATTTTAACAGATTCAGGCGGTTTTCAGGTCTTTTCTTTAAGCAAGTTTCGTAATATAGAGGAAGAGGGTGTCCATTTCCGCAATCATCTAAATGGAGACAAGCTGTTTTTATCTCCGGAAAAAGCGATGGAGATCCAAAACGCACTCGGCTCTGATATTATGATGGCGTTTGACGAATGCCCGCCATACCCGGCGGAGTACGACTACATGAAGAGGTCAGTTGAACGGACAAGCCGCTGGGCGGAACGCTGCCTGAATGCCCACAATCGTCAGGATGAACAAGGGCTGTTTGGTATTGTACAAGGCGGAGAATATGAAGATCTGCGGACACAAAGTGCGAAGGACTTGATTTCGCTTGATTTTCCGGGATATGCTATAGGCGGATTGTCTGTAGGTGAACCGAAGGATGTCATGAACCGTGTACTCGAATTCACAACACCGCTCTTGCCGAAGGATAAACCGAGATATCTGATGGGAGTAGGTTCTCCGGACGCACTGATCGACGGAGCGATCCGCGGGGTCGATATGTTTGACTGTGTGCTGCCTACACGGATTGCAAGAAACGGCACAGTGTTTACTGCTGAAGGACGACTCAATATGAAAAATGCGAAATTTGAAAGAGACTTCCGTCCGATTGATGAAGAGTGTGATTGCTATACATGTAAAAACTACACTCGCGCGTACATTAGGCACTTGATTCGCTGCAATGAAACATTCGGCCTTCGATTAACAACTTACCATAACCTTCATTTTCTGTTACACTTAATGGAGCAGGTAAGACAGGCTATTCGCGAGGATCGTCTGGGTGATTTCAGAGAAGAGTTCTTTGAGCGTTACGGCTATAACAAGCCAAATGCGAAAAGCTTCTAA
- the queA gene encoding S-adenosylmethionine tRNA ribosyltransferase-isomerase (Evidence 1a: Function from experimental evidences in the studied strain; PubMedId: 10939241, 15822125, 17083917, 10739928; Product type e: enzyme) — protein MKVDLFDFELPERLIAQVPLEQRDASRLMVLDKHTGELTDSSFKHIISFFNEGDCLVLNNTRVLPARLFGTKEDTGAKVELLLLKQETGDKWETLAKPAKRVKKGTVVTFGDGRLKAICTEELEHGGRKMEFQYDGIFYEVLESLGEMPLPPYIKEQLDDKERYQTVYSKEIGSAAAPTAGLHFTEEILQQLKDKGVQIEFITLHVGLGTFRPVSADEVEEHNMHAEFYQMSEETAAALNKVRENGGRIISVGTTSTRTLETIAGEHDGQFKASSGWTSIFIYPGYEFKAIDGMITNFHLPKSSLIMLVSALAGRENILRAYNHAVEEEYRFFSFGDAMLII, from the coding sequence ATGAAAGTCGATTTATTTGATTTTGAACTACCAGAACGTTTAATTGCACAAGTACCGTTGGAGCAGCGTGATGCTTCAAGGCTGATGGTGCTCGATAAACATACAGGAGAGCTTACTGACAGCTCGTTTAAACACATTATCAGCTTCTTTAACGAAGGCGATTGTCTAGTCCTGAACAATACCCGGGTACTGCCTGCGCGGTTATTCGGCACAAAAGAGGATACCGGCGCGAAAGTGGAACTTCTTTTGTTGAAACAGGAAACCGGTGATAAATGGGAAACACTTGCCAAACCGGCGAAACGGGTGAAAAAAGGAACTGTTGTCACATTTGGAGACGGAAGATTGAAGGCAATCTGCACGGAAGAGCTTGAGCACGGCGGCAGAAAGATGGAATTTCAATATGACGGTATTTTCTACGAGGTGCTTGAATCCCTTGGAGAGATGCCGCTCCCTCCATATATCAAAGAACAGCTTGATGACAAAGAGCGCTACCAGACAGTGTATTCAAAAGAAATTGGCTCTGCTGCTGCGCCTACAGCTGGCCTTCACTTCACGGAAGAAATCTTACAGCAGCTGAAAGACAAAGGCGTGCAAATTGAGTTCATCACACTGCACGTAGGCCTTGGAACGTTTCGCCCTGTGAGTGCCGATGAAGTGGAAGAGCATAATATGCATGCAGAGTTTTATCAAATGTCAGAAGAAACGGCTGCAGCCTTAAACAAAGTAAGAGAAAATGGCGGTCGGATCATTTCTGTCGGCACGACCTCGACACGCACGCTTGAGACGATTGCCGGAGAACATGACGGGCAATTTAAAGCATCAAGCGGCTGGACATCTATTTTTATTTATCCGGGCTATGAATTTAAAGCCATTGACGGAATGATTACAAACTTCCATTTGCCGAAATCGTCATTGATTATGCTGGTCAGCGCGCTTGCTGGAAGAGAAAACATTCTGCGTGCCTATAACCATGCAGTGGAAGAGGAATACCGTTTCTTCAGCTTCGGAGACGCGATGCTGATTATATAA
- the yrzS gene encoding conserved membrane protein of unknown function (Evidence 4: Unknown function but conserved in other organisms; Product type m: membrane component): MTEFPKIIMILGAVLLIIGAVLHFVGKMPGDIFVKKGNVTFFFPVVTCIIISVVLSILLNLFGRMK, translated from the coding sequence ATGACTGAATTTCCTAAGATCATTATGATTCTTGGTGCTGTTTTGCTTATTATCGGAGCAGTTTTGCATTTTGTCGGCAAGATGCCGGGAGATATTTTTGTAAAAAAAGGAAATGTTACGTTTTTCTTCCCGGTTGTCACTTGTATTATTATAAGTGTGGTATTATCAATTTTGCTTAATCTTTTTGGCAGAATGAAATAA
- the ruvB gene encoding Holliday junction DNA helicase, ATP-dependent component (Evidence 2a: Function from experimental evidences in other organisms; PubMedId: 14701911, 15317759, 16267290, 19422832, 21600217, 24770420; Product type e : enzyme), which translates to MDERLVSSEADNHESVIEQSLRPQNLAQYIGQHKVKENLRVFIDAAKMRQETLDHVLLYGPPGLGKTTLASIVANEMGVELRTTSGPAIERPGDLAAILTALEPGDVLFIDEIHRLHRSIEEVLYPAMEDFCLDIVIGKGPSARSVRLDLPPFTLVGATTRVGLLTAPLRDRFGVMSRLEYYTQEELADIVTRTADVFEVEIDKPSALEIARRSRGTPRVANRLLRRVRDFAQVLGDSRITEDISQNALERLQVDRLGLDHIDHKLLMGMIEKFNGGPVGLDTISATIGEESHTIEDVYEPYLLQIGFIQRTPRGRIVTPAVYHHFQMEAPRYD; encoded by the coding sequence ATGGATGAACGGCTCGTCTCAAGTGAAGCAGACAACCATGAATCAGTGATAGAGCAAAGCCTGAGGCCGCAAAATCTGGCACAGTATATCGGGCAGCATAAGGTAAAAGAAAATTTGCGCGTGTTTATAGATGCGGCGAAAATGAGACAGGAGACGCTGGATCATGTTCTTCTGTACGGGCCGCCCGGACTCGGAAAAACAACGCTTGCTTCGATTGTTGCTAATGAAATGGGAGTGGAATTGCGGACGACATCAGGGCCTGCGATTGAAAGGCCTGGTGATTTGGCTGCTATATTAACGGCGCTGGAACCGGGAGATGTATTATTTATTGATGAAATACATAGGCTGCACAGATCGATCGAAGAGGTGCTTTATCCTGCAATGGAAGACTTTTGCCTGGACATTGTGATTGGCAAAGGCCCATCTGCCCGCTCGGTTCGCCTCGACCTTCCGCCTTTTACGCTGGTGGGAGCCACGACGAGGGTGGGGCTTTTGACGGCTCCTTTAAGAGACAGATTCGGCGTAATGTCTCGCCTTGAGTACTATACACAAGAAGAACTGGCGGATATTGTCACAAGAACCGCTGATGTATTCGAGGTTGAGATTGATAAACCGTCGGCTCTTGAAATTGCAAGAAGATCGAGAGGGACGCCCCGCGTGGCGAACCGCCTGCTGAGAAGGGTGCGCGATTTCGCCCAAGTGCTGGGTGACAGCAGGATTACGGAAGACATTTCTCAGAATGCGCTGGAGCGGCTTCAGGTTGACCGCCTCGGTTTGGATCATATTGATCATAAGCTGCTGATGGGCATGATCGAAAAATTCAACGGCGGCCCAGTAGGCCTTGATACGATTTCAGCTACCATCGGCGAGGAATCGCATACGATTGAAGACGTATATGAACCATATCTGCTGCAAATTGGATTTATACAAAGAACGCCGCGTGGAAGGATCGTGACACCGGCCGTTTATCATCATTTCCAAATGGAGGCTCCCCGATATGACTGA
- the ruvA gene encoding Holliday junction DNA helicase (Evidence 1a: Function from experimental evidences in the studied strain; PubMedId: 14701911, 15317759, 16267290, 24770420; Product type e: enzyme), whose product MIEFVKGTIDYVSPQYIVIENGGIGYQIFTPNPFIYKERSQETIFTYHHIREDAFSLYGFSTREEKALFTKLLNVTGIGPKGALAILGSGDPGAVIQAIENEDEAFLVKFPGVGKKTARQIILDLKGKLADVVPEMIENLFNHEERLEKQTAETALEEALEALRVLGYAEKEIKKVLPHLKEEIGLTTDQYVKKALQKLLK is encoded by the coding sequence GTGATTGAATTTGTTAAAGGGACGATTGATTATGTATCTCCCCAATATATTGTCATAGAGAACGGCGGCATCGGCTATCAGATTTTCACGCCGAATCCGTTTATATATAAGGAGAGAAGCCAAGAAACGATTTTTACATACCATCATATCAGAGAGGATGCTTTTTCGCTTTATGGTTTTTCAACAAGAGAGGAGAAGGCGCTCTTTACAAAGCTGTTAAACGTGACCGGAATTGGCCCGAAAGGAGCACTTGCCATCTTGGGCTCGGGTGATCCCGGAGCGGTCATCCAAGCAATTGAAAATGAAGATGAAGCTTTTTTGGTCAAGTTTCCTGGAGTAGGAAAGAAAACCGCACGCCAGATTATTCTAGATTTAAAAGGAAAGCTGGCAGATGTTGTGCCTGAAATGATTGAAAATCTGTTTAATCATGAAGAAAGGCTTGAAAAGCAAACAGCGGAAACGGCTCTTGAAGAAGCACTTGAAGCCCTCAGGGTTCTCGGATATGCTGAAAAAGAAATCAAAAAGGTGCTTCCTCACCTTAAAGAAGAAATTGGGCTGACAACAGACCAATATGTGAAAAAAGCATTACAAAAACTATTAAAGTAA
- the bofC gene encoding bypass of forespore C, intercompartmental signaling factor (Evidence 1a: Function from experimental evidences in the studied strain; PubMedId: 10931291, 16049010; Product type f: factor), with protein MKRFSTAYLLLGILCSAAVFLIGAPSRALGAEVEHYEPLQVHVQLEKVYLDGDVSIEHKHEKVFSMDDFWAAYAGWTLVEQKKGYVLFRKQMDDISPLSKVNGYIGVSDNGVISTFHGRPEPASEPIQSFFQIDLERLESHMQKNLLKGIPFRTKAEFEDVIEHMKTYSG; from the coding sequence GTGAAACGATTCAGCACGGCGTATCTTTTGCTGGGCATTCTTTGCTCAGCGGCAGTATTTTTAATAGGAGCTCCTTCCCGCGCACTTGGCGCGGAAGTGGAGCACTATGAGCCGCTGCAGGTGCATGTGCAGCTTGAAAAGGTGTATTTGGACGGCGATGTCAGCATTGAGCATAAGCATGAAAAAGTGTTTTCTATGGATGATTTTTGGGCAGCTTATGCCGGATGGACGCTAGTGGAACAAAAAAAGGGATATGTGCTCTTCCGGAAGCAAATGGACGATATTTCTCCGCTCAGCAAGGTCAACGGGTATATCGGTGTATCGGATAATGGAGTGATTTCCACTTTTCATGGGCGGCCTGAGCCAGCTTCCGAACCAATTCAGTCTTTTTTTCAAATTGATTTAGAAAGGCTGGAAAGCCATATGCAAAAAAATCTGCTGAAAGGCATTCCATTTCGGACAAAAGCGGAGTTTGAGGATGTCATCGAACATATGAAGACATACAGCGGGTAG
- the csbX gene encoding putative catecholate siderophose exporter (Evidence 3: Putative function from multiple computational evidences; PubMedId: 9099855, 14638426, 15849754, 16850406; Product type t: transporter), translating to MNTVHAKGNVLNKIGIPSHMVWGYIGVVIFMVGDGLEQGWLSPFLVDHGLSMQQSASLFTMYGIAVTISAWLSGTFVQTWGPRKTMTVGLLAFILGSAAFIGWAIPHMYYPALLGSYALRGLGYPLFAYSFLVWVSYSTSQNILGKAVGWFWFMFTCGLNVLGPFYSSYAVPAFGEINTLWSALLFVAAGGILALFFNKDKFTPIQKQDQPKWKELSKAFTIMFENPKVGIGGVVKTINAIGQFGFAIFLPTYLARYGYSVSEWLQIWGTLFFVNIVFNIIFGAVGDKLGWRNTVMWFGGVGCGIFTLALYYTPQLIGHQYWVLMIIACCYGAALAGYVPLSALLPTLAPDNKGAAMSVLNLGSGLCAFIAPGIVSLFIGPLGAGGVIWIFAALYFFSAFLTRFLTISEQSTDVYTEERFVRENVQTNFDKTVKQ from the coding sequence ATGAATACAGTACATGCTAAAGGAAATGTTTTGAACAAAATCGGAATTCCTTCTCACATGGTTTGGGGTTATATTGGCGTTGTCATCTTTATGGTTGGAGACGGCCTCGAACAAGGCTGGCTGTCTCCTTTTCTCGTTGATCATGGTCTCAGTATGCAGCAATCCGCATCGTTATTTACCATGTACGGCATTGCTGTCACCATCTCAGCTTGGCTTTCAGGAACGTTTGTCCAAACTTGGGGGCCGAGAAAAACGATGACTGTCGGATTGCTTGCATTTATCCTCGGTTCGGCCGCTTTTATCGGCTGGGCGATTCCTCATATGTATTATCCGGCTCTCTTGGGCAGCTATGCTCTTAGAGGCTTGGGATATCCGCTGTTTGCATACTCTTTTCTCGTATGGGTGTCATACAGCACCTCTCAAAATATTCTTGGAAAAGCCGTCGGCTGGTTTTGGTTTATGTTTACGTGCGGCCTTAACGTGCTCGGTCCGTTCTATTCCAGCTATGCAGTTCCGGCCTTTGGAGAAATCAATACGCTTTGGAGCGCTTTACTGTTTGTGGCGGCAGGCGGAATTCTTGCCTTATTTTTTAACAAAGATAAATTTACTCCGATACAAAAACAAGATCAGCCGAAATGGAAAGAACTGTCGAAGGCATTTACGATTATGTTTGAAAACCCTAAGGTAGGCATCGGCGGAGTGGTCAAGACGATTAATGCGATAGGACAATTTGGATTTGCCATCTTTCTTCCTACTTATTTAGCACGATACGGGTATTCGGTTTCGGAATGGCTGCAAATATGGGGGACGCTGTTTTTTGTGAATATTGTGTTTAATATCATTTTCGGTGCAGTCGGAGATAAACTAGGCTGGCGCAATACGGTCATGTGGTTTGGCGGTGTCGGATGCGGTATTTTTACGCTGGCGCTGTATTACACGCCTCAGCTGATCGGGCATCAGTATTGGGTGCTCATGATTATCGCCTGCTGCTACGGCGCGGCTTTAGCAGGGTACGTCCCATTAAGCGCGCTTTTGCCGACGCTTGCACCTGATAATAAAGGTGCTGCCATGTCAGTGTTGAATTTGGGATCTGGTTTATGTGCGTTTATCGCGCCGGGCATCGTGAGTCTTTTCATTGGGCCGCTCGGTGCAGGTGGCGTGATTTGGATCTTTGCGGCATTGTATTTTTTCAGTGCCTTTCTGACGCGATTCTTGACAATTTCTGAGCAAAGCACAGATGTGTATACGGAGGAACGGTTTGTCAGGGAAAATGTGCAGACAAATTTTGATAAAACGGTTAAGCAGTAG